Proteins from a genomic interval of Halopseudomonas litoralis:
- a CDS encoding GGDEF domain-containing protein, with the protein MIEMDVNRQARYQALRLQRFYLAQLIYGISYLIIAVTWATGSYTGSNAMAMSHYLLGFGSQAVFFVMFKTGFNLRFKDPSLTSAQIIVALLLQTYLLAFAGPVRSTILVAYCLILLFGVFQLSRIAYLAHAAFALVCYGSLVVINMHFELYPQTLSIALLEWFVLACFMLWLTILGSYIRELRERLQQRHTTLQQHQQSLRGMMEQLQNLASTDTLTGLPNRRYFLDEVHRRMALLGNGQTLGLALIDLDHFKRINDLYGHSAGDDVLQSFACIARTNLRGDDMVARFGGEEFVVLLGNCDLATLQHCVERIRMNFANTHHPSLPESAHCTMSAGLCLIHPEDSLEVRISQADEALYRAKAGGRNCSRIHEDVYA; encoded by the coding sequence ATGATTGAAATGGACGTCAACCGGCAGGCTCGTTACCAGGCGTTGCGTCTGCAGCGCTTCTACCTGGCACAACTGATCTATGGAATAAGCTATCTCATCATAGCCGTCACTTGGGCTACCGGCAGCTATACCGGCAGTAACGCCATGGCAATGAGTCATTATCTACTCGGCTTTGGCAGCCAGGCCGTTTTCTTCGTCATGTTCAAGACCGGATTCAACCTGCGCTTCAAAGACCCCAGTCTGACCAGCGCACAGATCATTGTCGCGCTGCTGCTGCAAACCTATTTATTGGCCTTTGCCGGCCCGGTACGTAGCACTATTCTGGTGGCCTATTGTCTGATTTTGCTGTTCGGTGTATTTCAGCTGTCGCGTATTGCCTACCTAGCCCATGCGGCGTTTGCGCTGGTCTGCTATGGCAGCCTCGTCGTTATCAATATGCACTTCGAGCTCTATCCGCAGACATTGTCCATCGCGCTGCTGGAGTGGTTCGTACTCGCCTGCTTCATGCTCTGGCTGACCATTCTCGGCAGCTATATCCGCGAACTGCGCGAACGCCTGCAACAACGCCACACCACCTTGCAACAGCACCAGCAATCGCTGCGCGGGATGATGGAACAATTACAGAACCTGGCCAGTACCGACACCCTGACGGGACTACCGAACCGCCGGTATTTTCTCGATGAGGTACACCGCCGCATGGCCCTGCTGGGCAATGGTCAGACCCTCGGGCTGGCCCTGATCGATCTGGATCATTTCAAACGCATCAACGATCTATATGGGCATTCCGCCGGGGACGACGTGCTGCAAAGCTTTGCATGTATCGCCCGTACCAATCTGCGTGGTGACGACATGGTCGCCCGATTCGGGGGTGAAGAGTTCGTGGTGCTACTGGGTAATTGTGATCTCGCCACGCTGCAACACTGCGTGGAGCGCATCCGTATGAACTTTGCCAACACACACCACCCATCTCTGCCAGAGAGCGCGCATTGCACCATGTCCGCCGGACTCTGCCTGATTCACCCGGAAGACAGTCTCGAAGTGCGCATCAGCCAAGCGGATGAAGCCTTGTATCGGGCCAAGGCCGGCGGCCGCAATTGCTCCAGAATCCATGAGGATGTCTATGCCTGA
- a CDS encoding fumarate hydratase, with amino-acid sequence MAVIKQDDLIQSVADALQYISYYHPVDFIQAVHEAYQREESSAARDAMAQILINSRMCATGHRPICQDTGIVTVFAKVGMDVRWDGATMALDDMINEGVRRAYQLPENVLRASILADPAGKRTNTKDNTPAVIHYQIVPGNTVEFHVAAKGGGSENKSKMVMLNPSDSIVDWVLKTVPTMGAGWCPPGMLGIGIGGTAEKAAVLAKESLMDPIDIHELRKRGPQNRVEELRLEIMDKVNGLGIGAQGLGGLTTVLDIKIKDYPTHAASLPVCMIPNCAATRHAHFVLDGSGPAELAPPPMDAYPDITWEVGSGVRRVNLDTLTPEDVLSWKTGETVLLSGKMLTGRDAAHKRMVDMLNKGEELPVDLKGRFIYYVGPVDPVRDEAVGPAGPTTATRMDKFTRQILEQTGLLGMIGKSERGPTAIDAIRDNKAVYLMAVGGAAYLVSQAVKKAKVLAFPELGMEAIYEFDVQDMPVTVAVDSSGESVHITGPQIWKQKIADSLAVEVQ; translated from the coding sequence ATGGCCGTAATCAAGCAAGATGATCTGATCCAGAGCGTCGCCGATGCGCTGCAATACATCTCCTATTATCACCCCGTAGACTTCATTCAGGCGGTGCACGAAGCCTACCAGCGTGAAGAGTCTTCTGCGGCGCGTGATGCCATGGCGCAGATCCTGATCAACTCGCGTATGTGTGCCACCGGTCACCGGCCCATCTGCCAGGACACGGGCATCGTCACCGTATTCGCCAAGGTCGGCATGGACGTCCGCTGGGATGGCGCGACCATGGCACTCGACGACATGATCAACGAAGGCGTCCGTCGGGCCTATCAGCTGCCTGAAAACGTCCTGCGTGCCTCTATTCTGGCCGACCCGGCCGGTAAGCGCACCAACACCAAGGACAATACGCCGGCGGTGATCCACTATCAAATAGTTCCCGGCAATACCGTCGAGTTCCACGTTGCCGCCAAGGGCGGCGGTTCCGAGAACAAGTCGAAAATGGTGATGCTCAACCCCTCCGATTCGATCGTCGACTGGGTGCTCAAGACCGTGCCGACCATGGGTGCCGGTTGGTGTCCGCCAGGCATGCTGGGCATAGGTATTGGCGGCACAGCCGAGAAGGCGGCAGTGCTGGCCAAGGAATCCCTGATGGATCCGATCGATATTCACGAGCTGCGCAAGCGCGGCCCGCAAAATCGGGTCGAAGAGCTGCGTCTGGAGATCATGGATAAGGTCAATGGGCTGGGCATCGGTGCTCAGGGGCTGGGCGGTCTGACTACGGTACTGGATATCAAGATCAAGGATTATCCGACTCACGCTGCCAGCCTGCCGGTGTGCATGATCCCCAACTGCGCTGCCACCCGTCACGCGCATTTCGTACTTGACGGCAGTGGTCCGGCCGAGCTGGCTCCGCCGCCTATGGATGCCTACCCGGACATCACCTGGGAAGTCGGCAGCGGTGTGCGTCGTGTCAACCTGGACACCCTCACTCCTGAAGATGTGCTGAGCTGGAAGACCGGCGAGACCGTATTGTTGTCCGGCAAGATGCTGACTGGCCGTGATGCCGCGCACAAGCGCATGGTCGACATGCTGAACAAGGGCGAAGAGCTGCCGGTGGATCTGAAGGGACGCTTCATCTATTACGTCGGCCCGGTTGATCCGGTACGCGATGAGGCCGTTGGACCAGCTGGTCCGACTACCGCCACGCGGATGGACAAGTTCACCCGCCAGATCCTGGAGCAAACCGGGCTGCTGGGCATGATCGGTAAATCCGAACGTGGTCCAACCGCCATTGATGCAATCAGAGACAACAAGGCGGTATATCTGATGGCTGTCGGCGGCGCGGCCTACCTGGTCTCCCAGGCAGTCAAGAAAGCCAAGGTGCTGGCTTTCCCGGAGTTGGGTATGGAAGCGATCTACGAATTCGACGTGCAGGACATGCCGGTAACCGTGGCAGTCGATAGCAGCGGCGAGTCAGTGCACATCACCGGCCCGCAGATCTGGAAGCAGAAGATTGCCGACAGTCTGGCGGTGGAAGTGCAGTAA
- the pyk gene encoding pyruvate kinase has translation MTLRRTKIVATLGPASSTPERIEALIKAGMNVARLNFSHGTHDEHRARALLVREIAAQQGTHVALLGDLQGPKIRIARFKDGKIHLNVGDKFRLSTSHSLDEGNQDVVGIDYPQLVSDCRAGDELLLDDGRVVLMVDSVTADEVLCTVTAGGPLSNHKGINRRGGGLSAAALTDKDRADILLAAEMKMEYVAVSFPRDAKDMDQARKLVTDAGSQAWLVAKIERAEAVADEATLDGLIDASDCVMVARGDLGVEIGDAELVGIQKIIIARARRKNKTVITATQMMESMISSPLPTRAEVSDVANAALDYTDAVMLSGETAAGDFPVETVAAMDRVCRGAEKNPTSQQSGHRLHMEFERCDETIALAAMYAANHFPGVTAVITLTDSGYTPLIMSRIRSHLPIYALSPSAQTLGRVALMRGVQSIAFNPSEIPSSEVNQHAVNKLLELGHVKPGDWVVLTKGDVYNSRGGTNSMKLLHVGEQLV, from the coding sequence ATGACCCTGCGTCGCACCAAGATCGTCGCCACCCTCGGCCCTGCCAGCAGTACTCCGGAACGTATAGAAGCCCTGATCAAGGCCGGGATGAACGTAGCCCGCCTGAATTTCTCCCACGGCACCCATGATGAACACCGCGCCAGAGCACTGCTGGTACGCGAGATTGCCGCGCAACAGGGTACCCATGTCGCCCTGCTGGGTGACCTGCAGGGCCCGAAGATCCGCATTGCGCGCTTCAAGGATGGCAAGATCCACCTGAATGTGGGCGATAAGTTCCGCCTGTCCACCAGCCATTCGCTGGATGAAGGCAACCAGGATGTAGTTGGTATCGACTACCCGCAACTGGTATCCGACTGCCGCGCCGGCGATGAATTGCTGCTTGATGATGGCCGCGTGGTATTGATGGTAGACAGCGTGACGGCGGACGAAGTGCTCTGCACCGTTACCGCCGGTGGCCCCCTGTCCAACCACAAGGGCATCAACCGGCGCGGTGGCGGCTTGTCTGCCGCAGCGCTCACCGACAAGGACCGCGCCGATATTCTGCTCGCGGCCGAGATGAAGATGGAATACGTCGCCGTATCCTTCCCCCGCGACGCCAAGGACATGGATCAGGCCCGCAAGCTGGTCACCGATGCCGGCTCCCAAGCCTGGCTGGTAGCCAAGATCGAGCGCGCCGAAGCGGTGGCCGACGAGGCCACGCTGGATGGGCTGATCGATGCCAGCGACTGCGTCATGGTTGCCCGCGGTGACCTCGGCGTGGAGATCGGTGATGCCGAGCTGGTAGGTATACAGAAGATCATCATTGCCCGCGCCCGGCGCAAGAACAAGACTGTAATCACCGCCACCCAGATGATGGAATCCATGATCAGCAGTCCGTTGCCGACCCGGGCGGAAGTCTCTGATGTGGCCAACGCCGCGCTGGACTATACCGATGCGGTCATGCTCTCGGGCGAAACCGCTGCAGGCGATTTTCCGGTGGAAACCGTGGCCGCCATGGACCGCGTCTGCCGCGGCGCCGAGAAGAACCCCACCAGTCAGCAGTCCGGCCACCGCCTGCACATGGAGTTCGAACGTTGCGATGAAACCATCGCGCTGGCGGCCATGTATGCGGCCAACCACTTTCCCGGTGTGACTGCGGTGATCACCCTGACCGACAGTGGCTATACCCCCCTGATCATGTCGCGCATCCGCTCGCACCTACCCATTTACGCCTTGTCGCCCAGCGCCCAGACCCTGGGGCGGGTAGCACTGATGCGCGGCGTGCAGAGCATTGCCTTCAACCCCAGCGAGATACCGTCCAGTGAAGTGAACCAGCATGCAGTCAACAAGCTGCTGGAGCTGGGACATGTCAAACCGGGAGACTGGGTGGTGCTGACCAAGGGTGACGTCTACAACTCGCGCGGCGGTACCAACTCGATGAAGCTGCTGCATGTGGGTGAGCAACTCGTCTGA
- the edd gene encoding phosphogluconate dehydratase translates to MHPRVIEVTERLVERSRLSRAAYLQQMAEAAARPRGRRDLSCSNFAHGMAGCSAVDKDRLRMVDEVNIGMVTAYNDMLSAHQPYETYPAQIREALRAFGATGQVAGGVPAMCDGVTQGEPGMELSLVSRDVIAMGTAIALSHNMFDAALCLGICDKIVPGLLMGALRFGHLPILFVPAGPMPSGLPNSEKALVRQRFAEGLATREELLDAESKAYHAPGTCTFYGTANTNQMLLEAMGLQLPGASFINPGTPLRDALTVHVAEQAARLARAGEGSLASILDERALVNALVVLLATGGSTNLTLHLIAIGQCAGLQLNWSDMAELSEVVPTLARIYPNGQADVNHFQAAGGSAFLFAQLLEGGLLHADVNTIAGPGLQRYTHEPTLVDGRLAWRDGPAASLDDSILRSLRAPFKVDGGLRLVEGDLGRSVIKVSAVKPEHWQVSAPCRTFVTQEAFVTAFQNNEFDSDVIVVIRFQGPAANGMPELHKLTPYLGVLQDRGLRVALVTDGRMSGASGKVPAVIHMSPEAHSGGPIACLRDGDILDLDADRGTLLVRMDEAEWQSRTPAVHPQPVRRGWGRELFAFARTAASPAEQGASCFTESLIQADGGQHDD, encoded by the coding sequence ATGCATCCCCGTGTAATCGAGGTTACCGAGCGGCTGGTGGAACGCAGTCGGCTGTCACGCGCGGCTTATCTGCAGCAAATGGCCGAAGCGGCTGCGCGACCGCGGGGTCGCCGCGATCTGTCCTGCAGCAACTTCGCCCACGGCATGGCCGGGTGTTCGGCCGTGGACAAGGACCGCCTGCGGATGGTCGATGAAGTGAATATCGGTATGGTGACCGCCTATAACGATATGCTCTCGGCGCATCAGCCCTATGAAACCTATCCTGCGCAGATCCGTGAAGCCCTGCGTGCCTTCGGCGCTACCGGACAGGTGGCAGGCGGTGTGCCGGCCATGTGCGATGGCGTCACCCAGGGCGAGCCGGGAATGGAGCTGTCGCTGGTCAGCCGTGATGTCATTGCCATGGGTACGGCGATCGCCTTGTCGCACAACATGTTCGACGCTGCGCTGTGCCTCGGTATCTGCGACAAGATCGTACCGGGATTGTTGATGGGCGCGTTGCGCTTTGGTCATCTGCCGATACTCTTTGTCCCTGCCGGACCTATGCCCTCGGGTCTGCCCAACAGCGAGAAGGCCCTGGTGCGGCAGCGTTTTGCCGAAGGCCTGGCCACCCGCGAGGAGCTGCTGGACGCCGAAAGCAAGGCCTACCACGCGCCCGGTACCTGCACCTTCTATGGTACGGCCAACACCAACCAGATGCTGCTCGAAGCCATGGGACTTCAATTGCCCGGTGCGTCCTTCATCAATCCCGGCACGCCGTTGCGTGATGCGCTGACCGTGCATGTGGCTGAACAGGCGGCGCGGCTGGCAAGGGCGGGCGAGGGCAGTTTGGCGTCGATCCTGGATGAGAGAGCCTTGGTCAACGCGCTGGTGGTATTGCTGGCCACCGGCGGCTCGACCAACCTGACCTTGCACCTGATTGCGATCGGCCAATGCGCCGGGTTGCAATTGAACTGGAGTGACATGGCCGAATTGTCTGAAGTAGTGCCGACGCTGGCGCGGATCTACCCCAACGGTCAGGCCGACGTGAACCACTTTCAGGCAGCGGGCGGCAGTGCTTTCCTGTTTGCCCAGCTGCTGGAAGGCGGGCTGCTGCATGCTGATGTGAACACCATTGCAGGCCCGGGTTTACAGCGCTACACGCACGAGCCGACGCTGGTTGATGGTAGGTTGGCGTGGCGTGATGGCCCTGCAGCCAGCCTGGATGACAGCATTCTGCGCAGCCTGCGAGCGCCGTTCAAGGTTGATGGCGGGCTGCGACTGGTTGAGGGTGACCTTGGCCGCAGCGTGATCAAGGTATCTGCTGTCAAACCCGAGCATTGGCAGGTCAGCGCGCCCTGCCGCACGTTTGTGACCCAGGAAGCCTTTGTAACCGCCTTCCAGAATAACGAGTTCGATAGCGATGTGATCGTCGTCATTCGTTTTCAGGGGCCGGCGGCCAACGGTATGCCTGAACTGCACAAACTCACGCCCTACCTGGGAGTTCTCCAGGACCGCGGATTACGGGTGGCGCTGGTAACGGATGGCCGTATGTCCGGGGCATCGGGCAAGGTGCCTGCGGTCATTCATATGAGCCCTGAAGCTCATTCAGGGGGGCCTATTGCCTGTCTGCGTGACGGTGACATTCTGGATCTCGATGCCGACCGGGGTACCTTGCTGGTGCGGATGGACGAGGCTGAGTGGCAAAGCCGAACCCCGGCCGTGCATCCACAGCCGGTCCGGCGTGGCTGGGGGCGAGAGCTTTTTGCCTTTGCCCGTACGGCCGCCAGTCCGGCGGAGCAGGGCGCGAGCTGTTTTACTGAAAGCTTGATTCAGGCCGATGGAGGGCAACATGACGATTGA
- the pgl gene encoding 6-phosphogluconolactonase — protein MTIEEQARSRGLAWYPADSPQAQAEAVATHVAALLKKAIEQRGHASLALSGGRGPELFLRRLEQIQLDWEKVTITQVDERWVPPEHEQSNAGLIQRCMPQLLQRATWLPLYQGRSLEADAQHCHTMLKTLMPVDVVVLGMGPDGHTASLFPHMPKLPDYLSEQTPALCIAVPETAERLARLSMTAAVINQARSKILALSGEDKLQQLATALETSDPLARPIAAFLTPSMDIFYSP, from the coding sequence ATGACGATTGAAGAACAGGCCCGCTCTCGCGGGCTCGCCTGGTATCCTGCGGACTCGCCGCAGGCGCAGGCTGAGGCGGTGGCCACGCATGTAGCGGCGCTGCTGAAAAAAGCCATCGAGCAGCGCGGGCATGCCAGCCTGGCGCTTTCCGGCGGGCGCGGCCCGGAGTTGTTTCTTCGACGTCTGGAACAAATCCAACTCGACTGGGAAAAGGTAACTATCACCCAGGTGGACGAACGCTGGGTGCCACCGGAGCATGAGCAGAGCAATGCTGGCTTGATTCAACGTTGCATGCCGCAGCTGTTGCAGCGTGCCACTTGGCTACCCCTATATCAGGGGCGGAGTCTGGAAGCCGATGCGCAGCATTGCCATACCATGCTAAAAACGCTGATGCCGGTGGACGTGGTGGTGCTCGGCATGGGCCCAGACGGTCACACGGCCTCGTTGTTCCCGCATATGCCGAAGCTCCCGGATTACCTGTCCGAGCAGACGCCGGCGCTGTGCATCGCTGTGCCCGAGACAGCTGAGCGGCTGGCTCGACTGAGCATGACCGCAGCGGTGATCAATCAGGCGCGCAGCAAGATTCTCGCGCTATCCGGCGAGGACAAGCTTCAACAGCTGGCTACCGCACTGGAAACGAGTGACCCGCTGGCACGGCCGATTGCGGCTTTTCTCACGCCTTCCATGGATATTTTCTACAGCCCTTGA
- a CDS encoding bifunctional 4-hydroxy-2-oxoglutarate aldolase/2-dehydro-3-deoxy-phosphogluconate aldolase: MRLTENTRTLERIFTGQRILPVLSIQREEDVLPLADALAAGGITNLEITLRTPLALSAIRLLTAQRPALCVGAGTVLDGRQFQSVLDAGAKFVVSPGSTQELLTLGLDSPVPLLPGVATASEIMMGYRLGYRHFKLFPAEVCGGVALLRAFSGPFHDVRFCPTGGITTRSLPSYLALNNVMATGGSWMAPAAMVEAGDWAGITRLCREFASTD; encoded by the coding sequence ATGAGACTGACTGAAAACACCAGAACCCTTGAGCGGATATTTACCGGACAGCGCATCCTGCCGGTGCTCAGCATTCAGCGTGAGGAAGATGTGTTGCCACTGGCTGATGCGCTGGCCGCCGGTGGTATCACCAACCTGGAGATCACCTTGCGCACGCCCCTGGCATTGTCGGCTATCCGTCTGCTGACGGCACAGCGCCCGGCATTGTGCGTGGGTGCCGGCACCGTGCTGGATGGCCGCCAGTTCCAATCGGTGCTGGATGCCGGAGCGAAGTTCGTGGTCAGCCCCGGTAGCACTCAGGAATTGCTGACGCTGGGGCTGGATAGTCCGGTGCCGCTCTTGCCGGGAGTGGCGACGGCCTCGGAAATCATGATGGGCTATCGCCTGGGCTATCGCCACTTCAAGCTGTTCCCCGCTGAAGTCTGTGGCGGCGTGGCATTGTTGCGGGCTTTTTCAGGCCCCTTTCATGACGTGCGCTTCTGCCCGACCGGCGGGATAACAACCCGGTCTCTGCCGAGTTACCTGGCGCTGAATAATGTCATGGCTACCGGCGGCAGTTGGATGGCACCGGCAGCCATGGTAGAGGCGGGAGATTGGGCTGGTATTACGCGGCTTTGTCGGGAATTCGCCAGCACTGACTGA
- a CDS encoding universal stress protein, giving the protein MNIEHILVVIDPTSDTDQPCLRRAEQLAEYYPSARFTLFLSDYIPALDGGMLFNTDSLANARNTLLGHREKCLEQLAGPLRAKGFTVNTSAVWGKRYERHILRAIHEQQPDLVLKTTHHHNLLKRLVLTNTDWYLIRHCPVPLWLVKQPEGKLKILGVSVDPLHEADKPAALDYKLLATGRSLAAATGAEVQALHCYNPLPHTLAFDTGLVANYDGYAAQVQEHHATAFSEFSSQAGIAPAEQHLLRGYPEQAVPTFVKQQQVDLLIMGAISRSRLENALVGHTAERLLDEVPCDVLIVKPDGFVNPSKPD; this is encoded by the coding sequence ATGAATATTGAGCACATCCTGGTAGTGATCGATCCGACCAGCGATACGGATCAGCCCTGTCTGCGACGGGCTGAGCAGTTGGCTGAGTATTATCCTTCAGCGCGCTTCACGTTATTTCTGAGTGATTATATTCCGGCGCTCGATGGTGGCATGTTGTTCAATACCGACAGTCTGGCCAATGCTCGCAATACATTGCTTGGCCACCGCGAAAAGTGTCTGGAGCAACTGGCGGGACCGTTGCGGGCCAAAGGTTTTACGGTGAATACCTCGGCTGTCTGGGGCAAACGCTACGAGCGGCACATACTGCGCGCCATCCATGAGCAGCAGCCGGATCTGGTACTCAAGACCACCCATCATCACAACCTGCTGAAACGTCTGGTACTGACCAACACCGACTGGTATCTGATCCGCCATTGCCCGGTACCGCTGTGGCTGGTCAAGCAGCCGGAAGGCAAATTGAAGATATTGGGCGTCAGTGTCGACCCTCTACATGAGGCGGACAAGCCCGCCGCGCTCGACTACAAGCTGCTTGCGACAGGCCGCTCACTGGCAGCAGCCACGGGCGCTGAGGTTCAGGCGCTGCACTGCTACAACCCCCTGCCCCACACCCTGGCATTCGATACCGGTCTGGTGGCGAACTATGATGGGTATGCGGCGCAGGTGCAGGAGCATCACGCTACTGCTTTCAGTGAGTTTTCCAGCCAGGCCGGGATAGCGCCTGCAGAGCAGCATCTGTTGCGTGGCTATCCTGAGCAGGCGGTCCCGACTTTTGTCAAACAGCAGCAAGTCGATCTGCTGATCATGGGCGCCATTTCCCGCTCACGTCTGGAAAATGCTCTGGTCGGACATACTGCCGAACGCCTGCTGGATGAGGTGCCTTGCGATGTACTCATCGTCAAGCCGGATGGTTTTGTGAATCCTTCGAAGCCGGACTGA
- a CDS encoding PilZ domain-containing protein, whose protein sequence is MQSMPYHGAKPEPFDQFSRRITRHQLPAYLNVYNSHTGRFMGTMGNVSCNGFMLISPLPVMLGAEYAMQLHLPSANGDQVQTLAFRAVSRWCRPDLTPGHHDAGFSIVDNMQVFANLADALQRYFTFVHATDA, encoded by the coding sequence ATGCAAAGCATGCCCTACCATGGCGCGAAGCCCGAGCCGTTTGATCAGTTCAGCCGCCGAATTACGCGCCATCAGCTGCCTGCCTATCTGAATGTCTACAACAGCCATACGGGGCGGTTCATGGGCACCATGGGCAACGTATCCTGTAACGGTTTCATGTTGATCAGCCCGCTACCGGTGATGCTGGGTGCGGAATACGCCATGCAACTCCACCTGCCGTCGGCGAATGGAGACCAAGTGCAGACACTGGCATTTCGTGCCGTCAGCCGCTGGTGTCGTCCGGATCTGACGCCAGGTCATCACGATGCCGGATTCAGTATCGTTGATAACATGCAGGTCTTCGCCAATCTGGCCGACGCGCTACAGCGCTACTTCACTTTTGTGCATGCGACGGATGCCTGA